In a genomic window of Vigna angularis cultivar LongXiaoDou No.4 chromosome 6, ASM1680809v1, whole genome shotgun sequence:
- the LOC128197496 gene encoding uncharacterized protein LOC128197496 has translation MNVAGKTKDNEKARMDIALYCRRKDLELKSHSNGNMYKPKANYTLSTDQTKQVCHLVKGLRMPDGYSSNLSRCVDVNRGKLIGMKSHDCHVFMECLLPIAFSSLPSHVLNPITEISHFFRDLCSTTLNKDDLAKMEENIPIILCKMERIFPPSFFDSMEHLPIHLPYEARLGGPVHYRWMYPFESSFLHTYQLSESNSSTYIHANFPLWFRQKVHNDPLSVRNQHLRDLSLGPLRCVKEWHTFFANGYKFHTHAWSQGKKTINSGVHVKGLTEGGQDDFYGVIKHIYELEYNSTTIEKKIVLFYCDWFDPSRVGTRVDSKYGIVDIRMDKRYVLFDPFIIAHNVQQVYYVPYPTSRTDKRGWCVPIKTKPRGRIDSNDVEADVPYQVEEMSHVNDVTKVEEVVRLQDVEAGLEEVNPNNISSFQGQIDEDTTESEEYNAEGQGEDDNEDEFHSSSTE, from the exons ATGAATGTTGCGGGGAAGACAAAAGACAATGAGAAGGCCCGAATGGATATAGCTTTGTACTGCAGACGAAAAGATTTGGAGCTAAAAAGTCATAGCAATGGAAACATGTATAAGCCAAAAGCAAATTATACACTCTCAACAGACCAAACAAAACAAGTCTGTCATTTGGTAAAAGGTCTTAGGATGCCAGATGGATATTCTTCTAACTTGTCAAGGTGTGTTGATGTGAATAGGGGAAAGCTCATTGGGATGAAAAGTCATGACTGCCATGTGTTTATGGAATGCTTACTTCCTATAGCGTTTAGTTCTTTACCGTCTCATGTTCTGAATCCCATTACAGAGATAAGTCATTTCTTTAGAGATTTGTGTTCTACTACATTGAACAAGGATGACCTAGcgaagatggaagaaaacatTCCAATCATTCTTTGCAAGATGGAGAGAATATTTCCTCCCTCATTCTTTGATTCTATGGAACATCTCCCTATCCATCTTCCATATGAGGCACGACTTGGTGGACCAGTCCACtataggtggatgtacccaTTTGAAAG CTCATTCTTACATACCTATCAACTATCTGAGTCAAACAGTTCGACATACATACATGCTAATTTCCCATTGTGGTTCAGGCAAAAA GTTCATAACGATCCTTTAAGTGTGAGGAACCAACATCTTAGAGATTTATCACTTGGTCCTTTAAGGTGTGTAAAGGAATGGCACACATTCTTTGCTAATGGATACAAATTTCATACCCATGCATGGAGTCAGGGCAAGAAGACAATAAATAGTGGGGTTCATGTTAAAGGGCTAACAGAAGGAGGTCAAGATGATTTCTATGGTGTCATTAAACACATTTATGAGTTGGAATACAATTCAACAaccatagaaaagaaaattgtattattttattgtgattggTTTGATCCATCGAGAGTAGGTACAAGGGTGGATTCAAAGTATGGCATTGTGGATATTCGAATGGATAAAAGATATGTGTTGTTTGATCCTTTTATAATTGCACATAATGTACAACAAGTGTATTATGTACCATATCCTACATCACGCACGGACAAACGAGGTTGGTGTGTTCCGATAAAAACtaagcctagaggtcgcattgatTCGAATGATGTAGAAGCCGATGTGCCATaccaagtggaggaaatgtCACATGTTAATGACGTCACTAAAGTTGAAGAAGTAGTCCGATTACAAGATGTAGAAGCTGGTCTTGAAGAAGTGAACCCTAACAATATTTCATCATTTCAAGGGCAGATAGATGAAGATACAACAGAATCAGAAGAATACAATGCAGAGGGACAAGGTGAAGATGACAATGAAGATGAATTTCATAGTTCTAGCACTGAATAG
- the LOC128197497 gene encoding uncharacterized protein LOC128197497, with the protein MASGPSGPPILPSGNSDKGKGKKSYVVKLMTRFNNEIGSTSQPTTPTFTSTGRFVPPPLVVPAFTPTPLQVPTSTPTSIGTSLPPLIQVPGLTPTPYQGPPHRMASLSPNVGSNPSTPINIASSPGIEDADPHSSSAANYVEQCSNSRPMITPVGGGFYPTKTASKAITATIKEQFDEPWLTWGSIPKSTRDVFFERVKRRISWKPEDEEKVKKNYHTKASHRLSKMYKKARTLGKRPDWLGDDTWNALLEKWNMPLYRQKCETAKKNRTSEKGGCLHTGGYISVHEHAIRLSQELGRSVHVDEIFQQTHIRQSIGEFVDERSRRTHEQFVAKFSQIRSEIASFGVSTTSPLDPAEEERLRNQCWLEAAVGKYKGRVYGIGNFTSQDDCVDSYIQQTQASSTAQPKNSEEIVNLKSQLQQYGQQLQKFEGFIGVLLPFLPPSAAAAAQDFLNLQNLKFKMKYPIMSNQNSNLQNSNHHTSNHQMNNHKMEMITCIIRHFIELISIIVELI; encoded by the exons ATGGCATCAGGTCCTTCTGGCCCTCCTATTCTACCTTCAGGAAATTCTGATAAGGGGAAGGGGAAGAAATCTTATGTAGTGAAGTTGATGACACGTTTCAATAATGAAATTGgttcaaccagtcaaccaactACACCTACCTTTACCTCCACTGGTAGATTTGTTCCACCTCCATTAGTTGTTCCTGCCTTCACTCCCACTCCACTTCAAGTTCCTACATCTACACCTACCTCTATTGGTACATCTCTTCCACCTCTGATACAAGTGCCTGGCTTGACACCCACTCCATACCAAGGGCCTCCTCATCGAATGGCTTCACTCTCTCCCAATGTTGGTTCTAACCCATCAACTCCCATAAATATTGCATCATCACCTGGTATAGAGGATGCAGATCCACATTCTAGTTCAGCCGCCAATTACGTGGAACAATGTTCCAATAGTCGTCCAATGATTACACCTGTTGGAGGAgg gtttTATCCTACAAAAACTGCATCAAAGGCAATCACAGCCACCATCAAGGAACAGTTTGATGAGCCATGGCTAACATGGGGCTCAATCCCTAAGTCAACCAGAGATGTCTTCTTCGAACGTGTTAAG AGAAGGATTTCATGGAAGCCTGAAGATGAGGAAAAggtcaaaaaaaattatcacaccAAGGCATCTCATAGACTCTCAAAGATGTATAAAAAAGCTAGAACTCTAGGAAAAAGACCTGATTGGCTGGGGGACGATACTTGGAATGCTCTTTTGGAAAAGTGGAACATGCCACTTTATAGACAAAAGTGTGAAACAGCAAAGAAGAATCGGACATCTGAAAAGGGTGGTTGTTTGCACACTGGAGGATATATAAGCGTGCATGAGCATGCTATTCGTTTG TCACAAGAGCTTGGTCGGTCTgtgcatgttgatgaaatatttcagcaGACACATATTCGTCAATCAATAGGGGAATTTGTGGACGAAAGGTCTAGGCGGACCCAT gAACAatttgttgcaaaattttctcaaataagatcTGAGATTGCATCTTTTGGTGTCTCAACTACTTCTCCTCTAGACCCTGCGGAGGAGGAAAGATTGAGAAACCAATGTTGGTTAGAGGCTGCTGTTGGAAAATACAAGGGACGCGTATACGGCATTGGAAATTTCACTTCCCAAGATGACTGTGTTGATAGTTACATCCAACAGACACAAGCATCTTCTACTGCTCAACCAAAAAATTCAGAAGAAATTGTTAACCTGAAATCGCAGTTACAACAATATGGTCAGCAGCTTCAAAAGTTTGAAGGCTTTATTGGCGTCCTCCTGCCATTCCTTCCGCCTTCAGCAGCCGCAGCTGCACAAGACTTTTTAAACCTTCAAAATCTCAAGTTCAAAATGAAGTACCCAATAATGTCCAACCAGAACAGCAACCTCCAGAACAGCAACCACCACACCAGCAACCACCAGATGAACAACCACAAGATGGAAATGATTACATGCATTATTAGGCATTTTATAGAACTTATTTCCAttattgttgaacttatttag